The window CGGGTAGGTCTTGGTGTGCAGAAACCAGCTTTCCTCATAATTGACCCAGAATTTTTCCGCTATCGCTTCAATGTCGGCTTTTTTCCGCCGTGACGCCGGTAAAACTCTCTCGGTCAGTTTAAACAGCCCATCGCCCACAAAATCCTTGTATGCCTCCAGCGGGTGTTCGGGTAAGCCACTGTCGGCCAGGGCCTTGTTCATGCTGTCTGCGATGTCTTGCAGACTGTCCAACAGGGTTCCGTCCAGGTCGAAGATTACGGCTTTGATTTTGTGTTTCTTTTTCATGTGTTGGCACTTCCTTCGTTGTTAATAATTATAGGTTTGGATGCCTCTCCCGCGTAAAGCGATACATGCGGGAAAGGAATTTCGACATTGTTGGTGTTTAGAGTCTCCTTGATGCGGATCATCAGGGAAGATTTAAGATCAATATAATCATCAGTTTTGCCCCAGACGCCAAAAAGAAAATCAACGCTGTATGGGCCAAAATCATCCACCGCGATCAGTGGAGCCGGCTCTTTCAGGGCCAGCGGTTCAGATGCCGCGATTTCTTCCAGCAGCCTGCAAACCTTGTTCAGGTCTTCCTTGTAGGCCACGCTAACCTTGATGTTGATCCTGCGCGAGGGAAACCTTGTGAGGTTGATTACCTCTGTCTTGATCATGGTCTCATTTGGTACCCGCACGAACTGGTTGTCCGGGGTTTTCAGCTTCAGCGAGAGAAGGTCGATGCTTTCAACGGTTCCGCGGATTCCCGCGACCTCGATAAAGTCACCCGCCACAAAGGGCTTTTCAGAGATCAGGAAGATTCCGCTGATGATATTCGACACGCTGGTCTGGGAGGCAAAACCGATGGCTATGCCAACCACGCCAGCCGCGCCCAGTAGAGCTGAAAGCTTGAAGCCAAATTCATTCAGGACGCTCACCAGCAGGATCAGCATGCTGAGGTAATACACAAAGCGCACGATCAGAAGTTCGCTCTGGGGCGAAAATCTGTTCGTGACGATCCGCTTGGTGAGTTTCTTCAGCAACACGATCAGAGGTATGCCGATGGCCAGGGTGAGCAAAACACGTAAAACCACGTTCACCCTTTCCGGAGTAGCATACTGGCTGAATAAGTTTGTTAAGTCCATCTAATGAATTTAGGCTCCTTTGTTTGTGCAATTTGTTAATTTCACAAAGCCACGATTTTGAAAGGCTGTTATTTGTCTATCTTTTTTTAATAGGTTACTCCATTTCCAGACAAAAACAAACTAAACTTGACATCGAGGCCGCTTTTGAGAACTTTGCATCCATCCCCCAGCCAAGGAGCAACCAATGAAAATAGCCCAAATCGTTGGCGCCAGGCCCCAATTTGTGAAATTGGCCCCGCTTTCGCGCTTGATCCGAGAAAGCCATACTGAGATAATCATCCACAGTGGCCAGCATTACGACATCAAGATGAACGATGTTTTCTTCCGGGACATGCAGATACCCGCACCTGACCACAATCTGAACATTGGCTCCGGCAGCCAGGGGGTTCAAACTGCGGAAATCCTATCCGCCCTGGAAGCAGTTTTGGAGAAGGAAAGCCCCGATTGGGTAATTGTTTACGGTGATACCAACACCACCCTTGCCGGCGCTTTGGCCGCTGCCAAACTCGGGTTGAGGACAGCCCATGTGGAAGCCTGTCTGCGCAGTTTTAACCGGGCTATGCCTGAAGAGATCAACCGCGTGGTGGCTGACCATCTTGCTGACCTGCTTTTATGCCCCACCCCCACGGCTATGGAAAATGCCCGCCGTGAAGGACTGCAAGGCAAGGCCCGTCTGGTGGGCGATATCATGACCGACAGCCTGAAACTGGGTCTGGAACTGGCGGAGGGCTTTTCTGACATTCTAGCCGATCTTTCGCTCCAAGCTGGCTCGTTTTCGCTTCTAACCCTGCACCGTCCTTACAATGTCGACGATCCCGCCCGTCTGGAGCACATCCTGAAAGGCCTGAACTCTCTGGGCAAAACCATCGTGTTTCCAGTTCATCCGCGCACCCGCAACGTTTTGGCGCAGCTTAATCCCAAAAACTTTTCCTGCCTGCGCTTCATCGAGCCTCTCTCTTATCTGGACTTCATCAGCCTGATGGGCGCGGCGGACATGGTCCTGACCGATTCCGGCGGCATCCAGAAAGAGTCCTACATCATAGGCAAACCCTGTGTGACCCTGCGTTCCGAAACCGAATGGACCGAAACCGTGGACACCGGCTGGAATCTCCTCCTGCCCGTGGATTCCAGCTCTTTTCCTAATGCCATCCTGGATTTCCAGCCCCCTTCAGGGCGTCCCGAACTCTACGGCTCCGATGTTTCGAGAAAAATCCTCGATGTGCTGGAGCAATGAATTCCAGGGAGTGACCCATGTCTCATAAAGCACATCTGATCTTGATCGGAGGCGGCACCTGCAGCGGTAAGACAACCATCGCCAAAGCCATAGGCCGCCGTATCGGAAGCCTTAAAACAGTTATTCTGTCCCATGACAACTATTACCGCGACCTTTCCCATCTGAGCCCGGAAGAGCGCGCGAAGGTCAATTTCGATCACCCCGACTCCATCGACCAGGATTACCTGGTCCACGATCTCAAGCTGATGCTGGCCGGCGAAGCGGTCAACGTTCCGGACTACGATTTTGCCACCCACAGCCGCACCGAGGGCAAGCTCTGCATCGCCGGAGCCGAGGTGATCATCCTCGAAGGCATCTTCGCTCTCTATTACAACGAGCTGCTAAACCTCTCCGACCTTAAGATATTTCTGGATTCTGATTCCGACATCCGCCTCGCCCGACGCCTCCAGAGGGACATCTTGCAACGTGGGCGCGACGCTGAAAGCGTGCTAAACCAGTATCTAGAAACCGTGAAACCCTCACACCAGGCTTTCATCGAACCAACCAAAAAGAACGCCGACATCATCGTCCCCGGCGAAAAGGAATTCGACCGCGTGCTTTACTTGCTCAACGGCTATCTCCAGCACGTGATCGGCTCCAGATGAATCATGCACCTGGCTGGGCTTAAGGATTCGAATTAGGACTTGACAAAATCTTAGCACTCGAAAAAGAGGTTTGCTAATTACGTCTCTCGCGTTATCATATATGCAGATTGAAAAATACATTATGGAGGAACCAAATGAAACTCAGACCAATTGAAGAACATCTTGTGGTGAAGCCAGATAGCGCCATCGCTGAAAAGACAGTTGGTGGCATCATCATTCCCGACACCGCCAAGGAAAAGCCCCAGATCGCCGAAGTGATTGCCGTTGGCACCGATGAAGATCTGCAAAAGATCGTCAAAGTGGGCGACAGGGTCCTCTTCGGAAAATACTCCGGCACCGAGATCGAAATCGAAGGGGAAAAACTGCTCATCCTTTCCAAGGACGATATTCTTGCCATTGTGGAGTAATGATGCTGGAGATCACAAGCCAAAATTTCGAAGCGGAAGTGATGCAGTCCGAACTGCCCGTTCTGGTTGATTTCTGGGCGCCCTGGTGCGGTCCCTGCAAGGCTTTGGGGCCAACCGTGGAAAAGATCGCCGCCGAAACCGAGGGCAAGGTCAAGGTTGCCAAATGCAACATCGACAGCGCCTCGGATATCGCCACCCGTCTATCCATTATGTCCATTCCCACCCTTTTGGTCTTCCACAAAGGTGAGGTTGCCGCGCAGCTTATCGGGCTGGTGCAGAAAGACAAGATCATGGACAAACTCCGTCCCTATCTCTAAGCCACTCCCGCAAATAATCCCGCGCCCCGCTGGACCAGTTCCCCGGGGCGTTTTTTTACCCGACTACAAACGGAACGGCATGATATCCCTATTTTTTTGGAGAGCTGGTTATGGTGAGAACCGCAGATACGGATGGGAGATATAGGTCCCGCTGTAGTCGATGCTCGTTCCTTGCTCGACTCCAGTAAGGTATTGCCGGTATTACAGTAGTCTGAAAACCTTATCAGGCCGCCAGTTCGTCACGCGGGATGATCTGGGACGGCAAAACCTCAAGCGGTTTTGCCAAAGGCGGCAATGGACATCTCTGTCCCGCTTTGTGGGTTTCTCCCTGCACGGTGTCCCAGGCTATGGTTTGCAGCAGCAGAGCATGCGCGGGGCTGATTTCCGGAGGGCGGTAGCTGTTGCCGACGGGATTGATGTTCCAGATTCCGGCCAGCATGGTGCAGGCCACCAAGTAGGTTCCGTAGATGCTGGGATGGTAGTTGTCCGAGGCATACAGACTGAAGGAAAGCGTATCCTGGTGGGCGTTGTGGAAAGCCACCCCGGCCGGCAGGACCAACGCGTCCAGATAGGCGCCAATATAGTAATACGCGTCCCGTATGGGTTCATACATTTCCGGATTGTTACGCCAGGCCCAGGTCATGTAAAACCCTGTCAGGGCTCCGGCTTGGTTTATGGCAGTGTTGAGTTGGGCGGCGTATTGGTAGAAGAGGCTGGGATCGGTTTGGGGTCGGCTGCTTTGCTCCTGAAGGACCACCAAATCCCAATCCCCTGTGGCGATGGCGGTTAGTGTGTTCGGATCATTGCAATGGTTTTCCAGGGTGTAGCCGCCCCCGGTCCTGGCATCCACAACGACACGCCATTCCGGATGCGCCGCGTTGACAAGGGCCTGTAAATGGGCATCCACGCCTCCATTGAAATAGGTATGGCTGTTTCCAACCAGCAGAACCCGCCGGCTCTCTTCGTAGGGCAGGCCCCAGTTGATCGTGACCTCCAGGCCGCCGGGGACGAAGTGTAAAGTGATATGGACGGTCGTGGTTTCGCCTGGTTTGACAATCCCGGTTCCGCTTCCCGTGGCGATCAGCAGGGTATCGTTGTAAACGGCGACATCGATGGCGTAAGTGCCCATCTCAAGGTCGGTAAACGTTCCTTCAGCCATGCTTCCTACAATTGGAAGGTCCATTTGATGGGAAAAACCGCCCTTGGTGATGGTCACACTCACCTGCGTGACGTTCAGGCCATGGGCCAGGGCCGGTTCCAGATTGATCCGCACGGGCATTTCTCCGTGGGCTTCAGGCTGGGTGCCGTGTTCACAAGCGAATAGCAACAACAGCGGAATTAGCAAAAGCAAAGGTAATCTTTTCATCTAACTCTCCTGTTCAGGAATGGTCCCTTCGGTTCTTTGACTGTTCCGAAGACCGTTTTCCAGCGTGCTGTGAAGCTTGATGTTGTCAAGTTTTTTCACGTCCTTACATTCCCCGTTTTTAGGGCAGGGTATTATTAAAGGGTTCTTTTTTGTCCACAGGCCTATGTATGGATTGATCTTAACCCGGTCACCGGACTGAAGCATTCACGCGGAAGCATGGTCAACATATAGTTAATGGAGCCATAAATGTTTAGCCACCATAGTATCCTATCTGCCAGGTCCTGAGCGCTCTTGGTCATCTCCCTCTAACGCCTCCCGCCTAATCCTCGCATCAAATGCGGGTATCTTACGGGAGGCACATCAGGGACGAGGTAAAGGGCCTTAACGGCCAGCAGGTAACGCTTCATCCGTGTGGCTTTATACCCCACGAATATGCTTTGCTCGTTCGCGAAAACCCCGGAACCGGGACGACGGCAGTTCCACCCAATCCATTTGAACATGAACCTTAAAAAACGAAAGAGGGATGCGGGTTTGGAGATAGTGCTTGACAGAATTATTTGGCCAGATTTCGATAGCTTTTCAAAGGATACCGTATGAACAAGAAACGCTTCGAAATCGTCGAAGAGCTAGATCCGGCAAGTGTCTCGGGCGTTCCTGACGTGCATAAAAAGCACTATGAGAACTTGGGATACAGACCTTACCGGATGGGTGACGGCAAAGTGAAGTGGCTTACGGAGGGGGAAAAAGCTTATAATAAAACGCGAGGAATGCCAGATCCGAAAAGGAGATCGAAAAAAAAGTTTCATGCCTCAGACGGCAGATTGAGGAAAAAGCGGCGCGACAAAAAGACGCTTTGGACCTTTATCTCCGAATACTGGGTGTTTCTGGTTATGGCCGCGATCACAGTGATCGTGCTGCTGATTTGTTTGCGCTGAGCCAGAAATATGATGTTTACTATGGAGTAATTTAATGAAGATAATGTTATGTAACGATGACGGAGTTTTCGCTCTGGGCATCAGGACCTTGGCCACTCATCTCAGGGAGGCCGGGCATGAGCTGATTATCGTGGCGCCGGACCGGGAACGCAGCGCGGCTTCGCATTCGATAACCCTGCGCCGGGACTTGAGAATGAAACAATTGCAGCCAAATGAATACAGCGTGGACGGCACCCCGGTGGATTGCGTCGTGGTGGCCACCCAGAAAATCCTGAAAGAAGTGCCGGACCTGGTGATCTCAGGCATCAACGCTGGGCAGAACATGGGCGAGGACGTTCTCTACTCCGGAACTGTTGCTGCCGCCTTGGAAGCCAGCCTCTTGGGCTGCAAGGCCATAGCCGTTTCCATCAATTCATATCAGGGGCAGAATTTTGACACAGCAGCCGGCTGGATGGTGAAGCTGCTGGAAATGGGAGTGGACACAATCATTCCAGAGCGCGGCATCCTGAACATCAATTTTCCCAATGTGGTCTCCTCAGAAATAAAAGGTGTCAGGCTAACCAACACGGGACACCGCAAGTATTACAATTTCATCAAGGTGATCGAAGAACTTGAGGACGGCTTTGTTTACCGTATCGGCGGAGACCTGCCCGATTGGGAAATCCAGAAGGGAACAGATGCCGAGGCCATCGCCGATAACTTCATTTCCATCACTCCGTTGGGAGCCAGCCTTACTCTTGGCGACGCTTTTCCCAGCATCCTGGAATGGCTGGAGACCAACTCCCTGCTCCGGATTGAGAATGCCTGATGCGGTTTGAAGACCAGCGAGCGCTTTTGGCGAAGGACCTGGCCCGTTCCGGGATCACGGATGAACGAGTGTTGGCCGCTTTCGCCAAAGTGCCCCGTGAGGTCTATGTGTTGCCTCAATACAGGGATTACGCCTACCGCAACCAACCTCTGCCCATCGAACTGGCCCAAACCATATCCCAGCCTTTGATGATAGCCATCATGCTGCAGTATCTGGAACTCAGGGATACGGACACAGTGCTGGAAATCGGCACCGGTAGCGGCTATCAGAGCGCCTTGTTGGCCGAACTGGCACAAACCGTCTGCACTGTGGAGCGGCTGGAAGCCCTTTCTCTAAAAGCCCAGGGCATACTTAAAGAACAGGGTTATAAAAACATCCATTTCCGCATCGGCGACGGCGCCCAAGGTTGGCAAAAGGCCTATCCAGCCTTCAGGGAATTCAACAAGATTGTGGTAAGTGCCGCTGCTACAGAGATTCCCCCGCGCCTCAAAGAACAACTGGCAGTTGACGGCATTCTGGTTGTGCCCGTGGGAAGTGGTTATTACCAGATCCTGAACAAAGTGGTCCGCACTGCCGAAGGCTTCACCACTAGCGAACACGGCGGCTGCACTTTCGTGCCGCTTATCAGCACATGAAGGAGGATGATTTGGCTTCAAAACTATTGCTTTGGTTCAAGCGTCTGTTCACTGCCGCGGATGCTCACAAAGAACTGCTGCGCTATTCTCTTTTCAAAGATCTTAATTCCCATCAGCGTGCTTTGGTGGCCAGTTTTCTGCACAACAGGGAATTTCGGGCCGGGGAGAGTGTTTTCGAGCGTGGCAATCCGCTGGAAGTGATATATTTCGTGGAATCAGGCGAAATGGAGGTATCACCCCTCTTCGAGGGCGAAGGGTCGACTGTGCTGAAAAAGAACCAATTCATCGGTGTGCTGGACCTGTTTTCCGGCAAAAAACGGCTCAGCAGCGTCAAGGCTCTCACGGACCTGAAGCTGAAAGCTCTCTCTGTGGATGACCTGCAGGAAATGCTGGCCCGTGACCCTGCCCTTGGAGTAAAACTCCTTCAAGCCTGCTGCTGCTTCCTGGGTGGATACATCCGGAGCCGCATCCGCTAACAAGATCATGAACTGGAACCGGCTCATCTTCACCATCATCATCCTGGCAGCCTGCATATTGGCCTTCATTTTTTACCGGCCGCTGCTGATGTACCTTCTGCTGTCGCTGGTGTTGGCCAATTTTCTGGATCCTGTCATTACCTGGATGGAATACAAACGAGTGCCTCGATGGCTGGGAACGCTGATCGTCTATTTGGTCATCCTGGGCTTGCTGGCCTGGCTGATCGCTACCTATGTGCCAGTGCTGATCCGGGAAGGCAATCAGTTCCTGGCCCTGCTTGGCCGAACAGACAGACCGCTGCTGCAAACGATCCTGGAACTGCCCGGCTTCAAGTCGCTTCACGAGTTTGTGGAAAGCCTCGACCATTCGGTTCCCCAGATGGGTTTGCTCACTCGGTTCGAGACTTTTCTGGAGACCGCAGTAACCAAGATCAGTGAATTCCCCCAACTCCTGATTTCCAACTATCAGTCCATACTTGGCTCTCTTGCCATGGTGCTGATGGTGCCCATATTCTCGTTTTTCCTGCTAAGCGACAAAAAATGCATCCGCCGCGGCATGATGAGCCTCGTGCCAAACAAGTATTTCGAGATTTCACTGATCCTGCTGAAGAAGGTCGATGAGAACGTGGGTAATTATCTGCGCGCCATCCTGCTGGAGATGCTGGCGGTTGGCATCATGTCAACAATTGCGCTTGGCATGCTTGGGGTACCCTACTCAGTGGTGATCGGCGCCATTGCAGGCCTAACCAACATCATTCCCTACATCGGCCCCTGGCTGGGAGGCTTTATCGCCGTCTTGGTCATCCTGTTCAGCGGCATGCCGTCGGTGAACATTCTCTGGGCCTGCATTGCCATGTTCCTGGTGCAGCAGGTTGACAACTACGTGGTCTATCCCGCCATTGTGGGAAAAACCATGAAAATGCAACCTTTGTTGGTGATCCTTACGGTATTGGCCGGCAGCTATTTTGGCGGCGTGTTCGGCATGCTGTTCTCCGTGCCTTTGGTTTACATGATCTTCAGCCTGCTCACGGCTACCCAAAAGTATTTGAAAGAATTCCGTATTATCTGAATTGAGGTATAAATGAGTCTGATCGACAAACGTCACTCCTTCCAAGACGCCAAACGCGCTATCGCTGCCGGCTATTATCCTTATTTCCGGGAAATATCTTCGGAACAGGATACCGAGGTTATCTGCAACGGCCAGAAAATGCTTATGCTCGGTTCCAACAGCTATCTGGGGCTCACCACTCATCCCAAGGTGAAGGAAGCCTCCATCGCCGCGGTGAAAAAATATGGCAGTGGCTGTGCCGGATCGCGCTTCCTGAACGGCACCCTGGACATTCACATCCAGCTTGAGGAGGAACTCGCCCGTCTCGTTGGAAAAGGCGCCGCGCTGGCCTATCCAACAGGATACCAAGCCAACCTGGGCTGCATCTCCGCGATAGTGAACAGAGACGAGTTCATGATCACCGACAAGTTTGACCATGCCTCGATCATCGACGGCTGCGCGCTCTCGCTGGGCACCATGCTGCGTTACAACCACAATGACATGGCTGCTCTGGAGCGAGCTCTGAAAAAGACAGACGGCAAAAACAGCCTGGTCATCGTGGACGGAATTTTCTCCATGGAAGGCGACATCGCCAATCTGCCGGAAATAGTGAAGCTCTGCCAGAAATACGGAGCCAGCCTGATGGTGGACGAAGCCCATTCTCTAGGCGTTTTGGGTAAAAAGGGGGCCGGCGCCGCCGAGCATTTTGGCCTCATCGCCGAGACAGACCTGATCATGGGGACCTTCAGCAAATCTTTGGCCTCCGTGGGCGGCTTCATCGCCGCAGACGAAGAGGTGATCCACTATCTGAAGCACAAATCCCGTGCCCTGATCTTTTCCGCTTCGTTGCCCCCGGCCTCCACAGCCAGCGTGTTGGCAGCATTGAAGATCATGGAGTCCGAACCGGAGCGGATCGAACGCCTTTGGGAAATCACACACTACATGCTAAGAGAGTTTCAGGCAATGGGTTACGACACCGGGACATCCTGCACACCGGTGATTCCGCTACATGTGGGCGAGATGAAGGTCGCCTTTGAAATGTGGAAACGCCTTGGCGAAGAGGGCGTCTTTATCAATCCCGTTGTGCCGCCGGCCGTTCCGCCAAACTCCTGTCTCATCCGCACATCCTTTATGGCCACCCACACGAATGAACAACTGGATTTCGCCCTGGACAAGTTCCGCACCATCGGGAAGCAACTCGGCGTAATTTGACGCCGCCTGATTTGATTTTCAACATATAAAATATAGCCATACCAGGAGGAAACATGGCCAGTAAAAGCAGTGCCGAATATTACGGCAGCCTGAAAGAGATGTCTCCGATCCGCGCCATCGCCGAGACGCTCATGAACAACGACAAAGTGCGCAAAATCGACATCCGCCAAGCCTATGAAATGGCGAAGAAACAGCCCGGCATAACCGTTACCGACCTCCCCGTCTATCCGGAATTTGTGAAACTGCACAATCTTCCCGCTGATGCCAAAGTGTTGGACGACTGCCACGGCAACATCATTGGCCGCACCGCGAAAGCCCGCCGTTTTTACCATCGCCTAGACGCCAGCAAGAAAAACAAGCTGGAAGGCGACTTCCGCGAAGCAGTATGGCAAATGCAGCACTACCCGCTGGTTAAGGCTGAGGCGATCCTCGGAATGGACAAAGACCTGATGCTAAAAGCCACCTTCATCACCACGGAGAGCGACGTCGCCAACCTTTACAACTGGCTGCTGAACTTCGCGCCTTACGAACAGCTCAAAGAACAGTATGAAGCCAGCCCCAAACTGCCCATCCAGGACATCATCCTCATCGCCTTCAACGAATGGACCTGCGACGATCCTTTCTACAACAACGTCGGCGCGCCCCAGTTGGCCCTCGTGGACGAAAAGCACAACGTGATCGTCAACCTGGGCATGCGCTATTTCGGTGAAAGGAAAAAAGGCACCCTCACCCTGGCCTGGACTTCCGGCATCCGCATCGGCATGGCCGCTTGTCACGGTGGCATCAAGGAACTGGATTTCTCCACCTGCGACGACCCCAAATTCCACGCCCTCGGCAAACGCTCCATCGCCTTCTACGGCCTCTCCGGCACGGGAAAATCCTCCCACACGAACAGCCACGACAACGCCGGCACCATGCCTCAGGGTGTGTCCAAAGTTGTGCTTCACGACGACGCCTTCCAGATCGACCTGGAAAACAAGATCTGCCGCGTGTGGGAACCCACCCTCTTTGACAAGACGGACAGCCGTCCGCCGGACCATCCGGACTGGAAATATGCCCTCGCCGTGATGAACCACGCGGTTGTGGAACTCGACGGCAAGCGGATCCCCATCGGCCAGGACACCCGCAACCAAAACGGCCGTGCCCTGCTCGACCGCTCCCTGTTGGGCAATTACGTGAACCGCTGCGCTTTCCCCAAGGCTTTGGTCTGGCTGATGAAAGACTCCGCGCTGCCTCCCATCCTCAAACTGGCGGACAAACACCTTGCCATCGCCATGGGCGCTGCGCTCATGACCCAGCGCAACCGGGCCGAGAACGTCACCGAGGACGAGCTTAAAAAACTGGTCTTCGAGCCTTTCGCCAATCCATTCCGCGTTTATGAGCTTTACCGCGACGTCGAAGCTTTCATTCAGGTGGCCGACAACGGTGCGGATTTCTATTGCTTCAACTCCCGCGGTTACTGGAAAGAATCTGACGAAGTGCTGGAAGCCATTCCGCTCAAAACCTCCCTCACCCTCCAGACCGCCATCCTGCTCGACCAACTGCAGTGGGAACCCTGGACCGCCCTGCCCGGAGCGATGATTCCCACCCGCGAAAGCATCGAAAAGATCCTGCCCGGTTATTACGACCTCTACGATCCGGCCAAACGCGGCAACCTGGACAAATACCAGGAACTGCTGAAAGACCGCTTCCAGCAGCGCCGCGATTTCCTTATGGGCAGCGACCTCCAGGAAAAACCCGAACTCCAGAAACTGGTGGTGGATGCCCTCAACCTGAAAATCTGAGCAACTCAACCAATCATAATGAAGAAGCCCGGTTATGCCGGGCTTTTTTCTGGCTTAGGAAAAGGCTCATGTTCAGATGGAGTGGGCGCGGTTGCCCTCATTCCAGCTTCAAAGTCCTTTCGAATGAGCGTAGCGATGCCGGTTGGCCGTTAAGGCCCTTTCCTGTGTTCCTGTCGTGCCTCCCGCATGATGCCCGCATTTGATGCGAGTATTGTGCGGGAGGCATGGGAGTGGGATGGAAAAGGGCGCTCAGGGTGTAGCCACCGGGAATTATCGGCGGGCGAACCAGTTATCTTCCGGTAAATAGTTCCGGGCGTGGATGATATCCTGTTTCATCCAGGCCAGATACTCCGGCGAGCCTTCCCTGATCTGTTCAAAGAAGCAGGCGAACATCAGGAAGCGGCGGTAATTGAGGAAAAGTTCCACGCAGCCGTATTCTTCAGCAGGCAGCGTGTTTTCGCTTTCGTAAGCCTCCATGAAAGGGGTGATGAAAATGGCGTCCAGTTCGGCATCGCGCCTGGCCCAGGGGGAATGGAAATTCACGCGCGAATACTCGCTGTAAACGCAGATGGCGATTTCCACCATGAACCAGAGATAGTTCGCCACGTCGAAATCGATCAGGATGAGGCGGTTGTCCTCTGCCAGGATATTGCCGGGATGGGGGTCATTGTGTAAAAAGCCGTGATTGTCGCGGGTGACTGGAAGGGCATCCAGTTCGGTTTTCATCACAGACCAGGCAGCACGGACCTCATCGTCTTGAAACCGGCGGTGGAAAACCTCCCACTCTCGCTGCCGGCTGATAAGAGGGCTGCCGCTGGCGTCTATGCAGGCGGAATGTTGCCACTGGGGCCAGCTTTTGGCCAGACGGTGCATTTTTCCCAGCATCTCCCCCCAGCGTCTGTAAAAATCTGAGCAATCGCGCGGATCGCCTAACTGGACTTGCTTTCCGGACACCATCCTCCAGGCGTAAACAATATATTCTTGAGTGCCGCAGGTGACGGCCTCCGCCAGCCTGCCCGCCTCCGAATGCAGAGGGGGCAAGGTATCCACACCGTTCCGGCTTAGCCATTCCTGCCAGGCTTGACGCTCCGCCACGCTGGCCAGGGAGCGTTGAGAACCTGCTGGCATCACCTTGAGCAAGCGGTCTTCCCCCTGGCGGGAATAGCTGTAGATAGTGCCGTCTGACCAGGCATGGCCTACGGCGAAGTATTCCGGTGGCTTATCCCAAGGGTAAAGCTCTTTCAAAGCTTCACGCAAATCCTCCGGCATCGGCCTGAGGCCTATCGCGCCGGGTTGTTTAGTGTTGCTGTTTTCCATATCAGTTCACTTTCAAAGCTCTGGGCCAAAGGATTTACCGGACCGCGGTGGCGTCAAGGAAAAGTCGGTGGGGCAGTGCTGGGCGATGCCGAACCTATTAAGCAATGATGCGAATATTTTACTTGACAATGGGGGGGTAAAGAGAATCGTTTCCATGGGGTGGTTTGGATTTTTATGGAATATATTGGCCGCCCGACGAGGTTCAACATGAAACGTTTTGCTTTGCTTTTGCTTTGGCTCGGTTGCGCTGTGGGAATGCTTTGCGCCCAAATCCCCTTGTATGAGATCTCCGTTCCTCCGGTTTTCGTTACCCAAAGCTATTACGACTATGTGATGGGCGGCTACAGCGACCTGCCCGTGGCCGAGTTTGCACCGGACCAGGGCAGCGGCCGGGTGATGGTCTATCATGCCAAGCGGGGAAGCTACTCCAGCCCGCGCAAGGTCTATTTCAGCTACATCGACGCCGCGGGGCAGATGCAGACTGTGGTTGATCCCTGGCAGGACGTGGATACGCAGATGGGCTTCGCTTCGCTGGCTTGGGACCAAAGCAGCGGAAAG of the Candidatus Cloacimonadota bacterium genome contains:
- a CDS encoding phosphotransferase → MENSNTKQPGAIGLRPMPEDLREALKELYPWDKPPEYFAVGHAWSDGTIYSYSRQGEDRLLKVMPAGSQRSLASVAERQAWQEWLSRNGVDTLPPLHSEAGRLAEAVTCGTQEYIVYAWRMVSGKQVQLGDPRDCSDFYRRWGEMLGKMHRLAKSWPQWQHSACIDASGSPLISRQREWEVFHRRFQDDEVRAAWSVMKTELDALPVTRDNHGFLHNDPHPGNILAEDNRLILIDFDVANYLWFMVEIAICVYSEYSRVNFHSPWARRDAELDAIFITPFMEAYESENTLPAEEYGCVELFLNYRRFLMFACFFEQIREGSPEYLAWMKQDIIHARNYLPEDNWFARR